Proteins encoded together in one Vigna angularis cultivar LongXiaoDou No.4 chromosome 5, ASM1680809v1, whole genome shotgun sequence window:
- the LOC108339534 gene encoding BTB/POZ domain-containing protein At5g60050, giving the protein MGGESGLKSREVSAMIKQGFIPDPTLSFSPSRTFSPPPSSTRPSQTQPQAHPHTQTLFDMMSEEHKFSDDKRRKAQDRLSKLLREPALLEGGDVRLTVVGRDGSRVSMEVRKSVLAEKSRFFAEKLRCDGAVSHSVEISDCDDVEVYVEAVVLMHCEDLKARLRSMGDGVPKVLSLLKVSAAIMFDLGVVSCLEYLESIPWSEDEQEEVISQLEHLQIHDSAVEVLQRVSSDPSTADRADDIFLNLISGVLQAKDDKARREMKALLSKLLKENAPNDSSRLDVSKDTLYHLCHKCISSLLLCLSEATGGDERLDRGVVMSDITREADNIQWIVDILIGKKIGEEFVEIWAEQKELAALHSKVPTVYRHEISRITAQLCIGIGRGHILVPKETRFSLLSTWLEALYEDFGWMRRASRAVDRKLVEDGLSQTILTLPLLQQQAVLLNWFDRFLNKGDDCPNIQKAFEIWWRRAFIRQYSAEPDNSQLQITLSDYPS; this is encoded by the exons ATGGGAGGAGAAAGTGGTTTGAAATCGAGGGAAGTATCAGCGATGATAAAGCAAGGTTTCATACCTGATCCGACGCTTTCATTCTCCCCTTCTAGAACCTTCTCACCACCACCATCCTCAACTCGCCCGAGTCAAACTCAACCTCAGGCTCACCCGCACACTCAAACCCTCTTCGACATGATGTCGGAGGAGCACAAATTCTCCGACGACAAGCGCCGCAAGGCGCAAGATCGGCTCTCCAAGCTCCTCCGGGAGCCCGCCTTGCTCGAGGGGGGCGACGTCCGCCTCACAGTGGTCGGGCGGGACGGTTCGAGGGTGTCGATGGAGGTCCGGAAGAGCGTTCTGGCCGAGAAGAGCCGGTTCTTCGCGGAGAAGCTTCGCTGCGACGGTGCGGTGTCGCACTCGGTGGAGATCAGCGACTGCGACGACGTGGAAGTGTACGTGGAAGCTGTGGTTTTGATGCACTGCGAGGATCTCAAGGCCAGGTTGCGTTCCATGGGCGATGGGGTTCCTAAAGTTTTGAGCTTGCTCAAG GTATCGGCAGCGATCATGTTTGATCTTGGGGTTGTGTCATGCCTAGAATATTTGGAATCTATTCCATGGAGTGAGGATGAACAGGAGGAAGTGATATCCCAGCTAGAACATCTGCAGATTCATGACTCTGCAGTTGAAGTTCTTCAAAGAGTATCATCAGATCCATCTACTGCTGATAGGGCTGATGACATCTTCTTGAACCTAATAAGTGGTGTTCTGCAAGCAAAAGATGACAAAGCTCGCAGGGAAATGAAAGCTCTGTTGTCTAAATTGCTTAAAGAGAATGCACCTAACGACAGCAGCAGACTTGATGTTTCCAAAGACACACTTTACCATCTTTGCCACAAGTGCATCAGTTCCCTTCTGCTTTGCCTATCGGAAGCAACCGGTGGCGATGAGAGGCTGGACCGGGGGGTTGTAATGAGCGACATAACTCGTGAAGCTGACAATATTCAGTGGATTGTTGACATTTTGATTGGCAAAAAGATAGGTGAGGAATTTGTGGAGATATGGGCTGAGCAGAAAGAACTTGCTGCACTTCACTCCAAGGTTCCAACAGTTTACCGGCATGAGATCAGTAGAATCACAGCACAACTGTGCATTGGCATTGGAAGGGGACACATTCTGGTGCCAAAAGAAACTAGATTTTCTTTGTTGTCTACATGGCTAGAAGCTCTGTATGAAGATTTTGGATGGATGAGGAGAGCTTCTAGAGCGGTTGATAGGAAATTGGTTGAGGATGGACTAAGCCAAACTATATTGACACTTCCTTTGCTCCAGCAACAGGCTGTGTTACTGAATTGGTTTGATAGATTTCTTAATAAAGGAGATGATTGTCCTAATATACAGAAGGCATTTGAGATTTGGTGGAGAAGGGCATTCATCAGACAGTATTCAGCTGAGCCTGATAATTCCCAGTTGCAAATAACTCTTTCTGATTACCCCAGCTGA
- the LOC108340261 gene encoding DNA-directed RNA polymerase III subunit 1 isoform X3, which produces MDESLSNENDITERLKNIIQANAVLRQELQESSVSSKLLDGWDILQMEVAQFINSEVRGIPFYMQSTKQLAGFVQRLKGKHGRFRGNLSGKRVEYTGRTVISPDPNLKISEVAIPILMAHILTYPERVTHHNIHKLRQCVRNGPDKYPGARMLRRDGGHSWSLKVLCRKRAADELRIGDIVDRHLEDGDIVLFNRQPSLHRMSIMCHRARIMPWRTLRFNESVCNPYNADFDGDEMNLHVPQTEEARTEAILLMGVQNNLCTPKNGEILVASTQDFLTSSFLITRKDTFYDRSVFTNICSYLGDGLDPIDLPTPAIVKPIELWSGKQLFSLLLRPHANVKVYVNLTVKEKTYTKLDDKKRELKTLCPNDGFVYFRNSELISGQIGKVTLGNGNKDGLFSVLLRDYKTHAAGSCMNRVAKFSARWIGNHGFTIGIDDVQPKEILIKKKDETLLEGYTKCDNHIQAFNKGKLELLAGCDAAQTLETRITGVLNGLRDMAGKVCMQTLHWRNSPLIMSQCGSKGSPINISQMVALVGQQSVGGRRAPNGFLDRSLPHFPLNAKTPAAKGFVANSFYTGLSATEFFFHTMGGREGLVDTAVKTADTGYMSRQLMKSMEDLFLHYDYTVRNASGSIVQFCYGDDGMDPSGMEGKNGKPLNFERMFLKSKAICPIKDDDEILSSSTVCKVVQEKLSEFGVSREVEKGVLEVGFSAEFVESLQSFIKGSTKLTEEAFTDENSQILKKFGQRISGITRRQLEVFLNICLSRYHSKKMDAGAPVGATGAHSIGEPGTQMTLKTFHFAGVASMNVTLGVPRVKEIMNGNKKISTPIITAILERDDSANTARIVKGRIEKTNLGQVAKSIKVVLTSRLASVVITLDMERIQDAHLNIDANTVKESILQTKKTKLKPEHIKILDIKKLRVVPQDADRSKLHFQLHYLKNLLPTVVVKGIKTADRVVISKEEDKITKAEKFKLLVEGMGFREVMGVEGVDGCRTLSNHILEVRDTLGIEAARECIVKEIKYTMVDTHGMNIDTRHMMLLADVMTSTGNILGINRFGISKMGKSVLMLASFERTADILFQASVRGRDDSIGGVSESIIMGIPITIGTGMIKVKQRLDPPDLPHGASPILSRC; this is translated from the exons GTTGCAATACCCATCCTTATGGCTCATATATTAACTTATCCTGAGCGTGTTACGCACCATAACATACATAAGTTGAGACAATGTGTGAGAAATGGTCCTGATAAGTATCCTGGTGCAAGAATGCTTAGACGTGATGGAGGTCACTCATG GTCCTTAAAAGTTCTTTGTAGGAAGCGTGCTGCAGATGAATTGAGGATTGGTGATATTGTTGATCGCCATTTAGAAGATGGAGACATTGTTCTTTTCAATAGACAACCAAGCTTACATCGGATGTCTATAATGTGTCACAGG GCAAGGATTATGCCTTGGAGAACTTTAAGATTCAATGAATCTGTATGTAACCCATATAATGCTGACTTTGATGGTGACGAGATGAACTTACATGTCCCACAGACTGAGGAGGCTCGGACAGAGGCTATTTTGTTGATGGGG gtGCAAAACAATTTATGCACACCAAAAAATGGCGAGATTCTGGTCGCTTCTACTCAAGACTTTTTAACCTCTTCCTTTCTCATAACCAGAAAAGATACGTTTTATGACCGTTCtgtttttacaaatatttgctCTTACTTAGGTGATGGCTTGGATCCTATTGATTTGCCAACTCCCGCAATTGTTAAG CCCATTGAACTTTGGAGTGGGAAGCAGTTATTTAGCCTTCTACTGCGCCCACATGCAAATGTAAAAGTCTATGTGAATCTTACTGTTAAGGAGAAAACGTACACAAAGCTTGATGACAAGAAAAGAGAATTGAAAACATTGTGCCCAAATGATGGGTTTGTTTATTTTCGTAATTCTGAGTTGATCTCAGGCCAAATCGGAAAGGTTACTTTAG GAAATGGCAATAAGGATGGACTGTTCTCTGTGCTACTGAGAGACTATAAAACACATGCAGCTGGGTCTTGCATGAATCGTGTAGCTAAATTTAG TGCGCGATGGATTGGTAATCATGGGTTCACCATAGGCATTGATGACGTCCAACCAAAAGAGATACTGATTAAGAAGAAAGATGAAACACTTTTAGAAGGTTATACGAAATGTGATAATCACATTCAAGCTTTCAATAAAGGAAAACTAGAACTCTTAGCTGGTTGTGATGCTGCTCAAACATTAGAGACTCGGATTACTGGGGTATTAAATGGACTGCGTGATATGGCAGGGAAG GTTTGCATGCAAACCCTTCACTGGAGAAATAGtccattgatcatgtcacagtGTGGATCCAAAGGATCTCCTATTAATATCAGTCAGATGGTTGCTCTTGTTGGTCAACAGTCAGTGGGTGGTCGTCGTGCACCTAATGGGTTCCTGGATCGGAGTCTTCCTCATTTCCCTCTAAATGCAAAAACCCCTGCT GCCAAAGGTTTTGTTGCTAATTCATTTTACACTGGATTGTCTGCTACTGAGTTTTTCTTCCACACAATGGGAGGGCGAGAAGGGCTTGTTGACACAGCA GTTAAAACTGCAGACACTGGATATATGTCTCGTCAATTAATGAAATCCATGGAGGATTTGTTTTTACATTATGATTACACTGTAAGAAATGCCAGTGGTTCTATTGTTCAATTTTGCTATGGAGATGATGGCATGGATCCATCAGGCATGGAAGGAAAAAATGGAAAACCATTAAATTTTGAGCGGATGTTTCTTAAAAGCAAG GCCATATGTCCCATTAAGGATGATGATGAAATTTTATCTTCCTCAACTGTGTGCAAAGTAGTTCAAGAGAAGCTGTCAGAATTTGGTGTGTCTAGGGAAGTGGAAAAAGGGGTTTTAGAGGTGGGCTTCTCTGCAGAGTTTGTAGAGTCTCTACAGTCCTTTATTAAAGGTAGTACCAAATTAACAGAAGAAGCTTTCACTGATGAAAATTCCCAAATCCTGAAAAAATTTGGGCAGAGGATATCTGGGATCACTCGTAGACAACTAGAG GTTTTTCTGAATATTTGTCTATCTCGTTATCATTCAAAAAAAATGGATGCTGGAGCTCCTGTGGGTGCAACTGGAGCTCATAGTATTGGAGAGCCTGGGACCCAGATGACTTTGAAAACTTTCCACTTTGCTGGAGTTGCAAGCATGA ACGTCACTCTTGGAGTTCCACGTGTCAAAGAAATAATGAATGGTAACAAGAAAATCAGTACACCAATTATCACGGCAATACTTGAGAGAGATGACAGTGCAAATACAGCAAGAATAGTTAAAGGTCgaatagaaaaaacaaatttggGCCAG GTTGCGAAGAGTATAAAAGTTGTTTTGACTTCAAGATTAGCGTCAGTTGTTATCACCCTTGACATGGAAAGAATCCAGGACGCACATCTAAATATAGATGCTAATACTGTTAAAGAATCAATTTTACAAACTAAAAAGACGAAACTGAAGCCAGAG CACATCAagattttagatattaaaaagCTTCGAGTTGTTCCCCAAGATGCCGATAGAAGTAAATTGCATTTTCAGCTTCATTATCTAAAAAATTTGCTTCCAACAGTTGTGGTAAAG GGAATTAAAACTGCTGATCGAGTTGTTATCagtaaagaagaagataaaatcACCAAGGCTGAAAAGTTCAAATTACTGGTAGAAGG CATGGGCTTTCGAGAGGTTATGGGAGTGGAAGGGGTTGATGGATGTAGAACTCTTAGTAATCATATTCTTGAAGTGCGGGACACTCTGGGAATTGAAGCTGCCAGAGAGTGTATTGTTAAGGAGATAAAGTATACAATGGTGGATACACATGGAATGAATATAGACACGCGGCATATGATGCTTCTAGCAGATGTGATGACTTCCACA GGTAATATCCTCGGAATAAATAGATTTGGAATTTCAAAGATGGGCAAAAGTGTATTAATGCTTGCATCATTCGAGAGGACAGCAGATATTCTTTTCCAGGCATCTGTACGTGGGAGGGATGACTCAATTGGTGGAGTAAGTGAATCCATAATCATGGGTATACCAATTACAATAGGTACTGGAATGATCAAGGTCAAACAAAG GTTGGATCCTCCAGATTTGCCTCATGGAGCCAGTCCTATTTTGTCTCGATGTTGA